The Glycine soja cultivar W05 chromosome 6, ASM419377v2, whole genome shotgun sequence genome has a window encoding:
- the LOC114416686 gene encoding pentatricopeptide repeat-containing protein At5g55740, chloroplastic produces MACLAPSHPPQTLTPNQFSLTHFSSLCKHGRIREAVNSLTQMHSLNLHVGPAIYGTLLQGCVYERALPLALQLHADVIKRGPTFALNDFVISKLVILYAKCGASEPATRLFRDSPSPNVFSWAAIIGLHTRTGFCEEALFGYIKMQQDGLPPDNFVLPNVLKACGVLKWVRFGKGVHAFVVKTIGLKECVYVATSLVDMYGKCGAVEDAGKVFDEMSERNDVTWNSMVVTYAQNGMNQEAIRVFREMRLQGVEVTLVALSGFFTACANSEAVGEGRQGHGLAVVGGLELDNVLGSSIMNFYFKVGLIEEAEVVFRNMAVKDVVTWNLVVAGYAQFGMVEKALEMCCVMREEGLRFDCVTLSALLAVAADTRDLVLGMKAHAYCVKNDFEGDVVVSSGIIDMYAKCGRMDCARRVFSCVRKKDIVLWNTMLAACAEQGLSGEALKLFFQMQLESVPPNVVSWNSLIFGFFKNGQVAEARNMFAEMCSSGVMPNLITWTTMMSGLVQNGFGSGAMMVFREMQDVGIRPNSMSITSALSGCTSMALLKHGRAIHGYVMRRDLSQSIHIITSIMDMYAKCGSLDGAKCVFKMCSTKELYVYNAMISAYASHGQAREALVLFKQMEKEGIVPDHITLTSVLSACSHGGLMKEGIKVFKYMVSELQMKPSEEHYGCLVKLLANDGQLDEALRTILTMPSHPDAHILGSLLTACGQNNDIELADYIAKWLLKLDPDNSGNYVALSNVYAAVGKWDKVSNLRGLMKEKGLRKIPGCSWIEVGQELHVFIASDRSHPKTEEIYVTLDLLGFEMH; encoded by the coding sequence ATGGCTTGTCTTGCCCCCTCACACCCACCCCAAACCCTCACACCAAACCAATTCTCACTCACCCACTTCTCCTCCCTCTGCAAACACGGCCGAATCCGCGAAGCCGTGAACTCCCTCACCCAAATGCACTCCCTCAACCTCCATGTGGGCCCCGCCATCTATGGCACCCTCCTCCAGGGCTGCGTCTACGAGCGAGCCCTCCCTCTCGCTCTTCAGCTCCACGCTGATGTCATCAAAAGGGGCCCCACATTTGCCTTAAACGACTTCGTCATTTCCAAGCTCGTCATCCTCTACGCCAAATGCGGCGCCTCCGAACCCGCCACGCGCCTCTTCCGCGACTCGCCGAGCCCGAACGTGTTCTCCTGGGCAGCCATTATCGGCCTCCACACCCGAACGGGCTTCTGCGAAGAAGCCCTTTTCGGTTACATCAAAATGCAGCAAGACGGGTTGCCACCAGACAATTTTGTTCTCCCCAATGTTCTGAAGGCGTGCGGGGTTCTTAAGTGGGTTAGGTTTGGGAAAGGGGTTCACGCGTTTGTTGTGAAGACGATTGGATTGAAGGAATGTGTTTATGTAGCTACTAGTCTGGTTGATATGTATGGGAAATGTGGGGCCGTGGAGGATGCGGGGAAGGTGTTTGATGAAATGTCTGAGAGAAACGACGTCACGTGGAACTCCATGGTTGTGACCTACGCCCAGAACGGGATGAACCAGGAGGCAATTCGGGTGTTTCGGGAGATGAGGCTGCAGGGAGTGGAGGTGACTTTAGTTGCCTTGTCGGGGTTTTTCACGGCGTGCGCGAATTCGGAGGCAGTTGGAGAAGGAAGACAAGGGCATGGACTTGCTGTTGTGGGAGGGTTGGAGTTGGATAATGTTTTGGGGAGCTCGATTATGAACTTCTACTTTAAGGTTGGGCTGATTGAGGAGGCTGAGGTGGTTTTTCGAAACATGGCGGTCAAGGATGTGGTGACGTGGAACTTGGTTGTGGCAGGGTATGCACAGTTTGGAATGGTTGAGAAGGCGCTTGAGATGTGTTGTGTGATGAGAGAAGAGGGTTTGAGGTTTGACTGTGTGACGTTGTCTGCTTTGTTGGCTGTTGCTGCTGATACAAGGGATTTAGTATTGGGTATGAAAGCGCACGCGTATTGCGTTAAGAATGATTTTGAGGGCGATGTGGTTGTTTCGAGTGGGATCATTGATATGTACGCGAAGTGCGGGAGGATGGATTGTGCGAGAAGAGTTTTCAGCTGTGTGAGAAAGAAGGATATTGTGTTGTGGAATACGATGTTGGCTGCTTGTGCTGAGCAAGGTCTGAGTGGCGAGGCCTTGAAGTTGTTCTTTCAGATGCAGCTGGAGAGTGTGCCTCCGAATGTAGTTTCGTGGAATTCTCTGATTTTTGGTTTCTTTAAAAATGGTCAGGTTGCTGAGGCTAGAAACATGTTTGCAGAAATGTGCTCCTCTGGTGTGATGCCTAATTTGATCACATGGACGACGATGATGTCTGGTTTGGTTCAGAATGGTTTTGGTTCTGGTGCTATGATGGTTTTCAGGGAAATGCAGGATGTGGGAATCAGACCTAATAGCATGAGCATAACTTCTGCTCTCTCGGGTTGCACAAGTATGGCATTGTTGAAGCATGGAAGGGCGATTCATGGGTATGTTATGAGGCGTGATCTGTCTCAATCTATTCATATCATAACTTCTATAATGGATATGTATGCTAAATGTGGAAGTTTGGATGGTGCAAAGTGTGTTTTCAAAATGTGTTCAACAAAGGAGTTGTATGTGTATAATGCAATGATATCTGCATATGCATCACATGGTCAAGCTCGAGAAGCCCTTGTGCTTTTTAAAcaaatggagaaagaaggaataGTGCCTGATCACATAACCCTTACTAGTGTGTTGTCAGCATGCAGCCATGGGGGATTGATGAAGGAAGGCATAAAGGTTTTCAAATATATGGTCTCTGAACTCCAAATGAAACCGAGTGAGGAACATTATGGTTGTTTGGTCAAACTTCTTGCCAACGATGGCCAGTTGGATGAAGCTCTTAGGACAATTTTGACGATGCCAAGCCATCCAGATGCACATATATTAGGATCTCTGCTTACGGCTTGTGGACAAAATAATGATATTGAACTTGCAGATTATATAGCAAAATGGTTGTTGAAATTAGACCCAGATAATTCAGGGAATTATGTGGCTCTTTCGAATGTATATGCAGCTGTAGGAAAATGGGATAAAGTGTCTAATTTAAGGGGTTTAATGAAAGAAAAGGGTCTAAGAAAGATTCCTGGGTGTAGCTGGATTGAAGTTGGACAAGAACTTCATGTATTTATTGCTAGCGATAGATCACACCCCAAGACGGAGGAGATTTATGTGACATTGGATTTGTTGGGATTTGAAATGCATTAA
- the LOC114416687 gene encoding uncharacterized protein LOC114416687, which produces MMAKSSILSIFITLLQLLMVLCLSAAYKNFIEESSIVYTYDRVAEIEKHCNPYLTSSSKSIPDENRGYTLQTELSFTNGDWNQENGGFPLMPFDESDLQGHRIHHGTDPLQLVSFQVQDTNVAHQFENASVNVGGILSLAISRNTTFYPSLRSPSFTMIPGFSILTVVFEGVYFESGQDRLLCLLGNTALPISEPHVENWDIANSHWPGYSHLPHLLQDDQILLLLRYPQTFNLTSRAIKGEIRSISKHGSLKYFDDVHISSQLSRYSEYQFSPELMPRSCEDKHLCQEDLAQYDALTFSGYEFCRTLQSISEPFNVVPHNKFTDRYAYQSKVRPHQPGKEFGFGNWRLNHENFRLILQHVICEEEPRNHNIKNARISATLRLFPTSIPEDTARDRTGLSNLTLLAEGTWDSSSGKLCMIGCAGEVDPILEDCNYQIFLYFPRVYSIKQRSLMLGSISNIANETNMFFPLMINYAPRPVFLHLSHGPCGSHLSYNYSMIQLATSIRRRDQSSKFRLLKQSSFLKYPALDDEQDVLASQLRFLSANLIFDAFAICKHCSDKHNSRVFIHMDVFSLGPYVPWLRKDDGSKKQVETEKLTSIQILNISLHLIFNEGSSVFTIKQYRHLSPLFLEGVYDQLAGQMSLIGCRMVSNVSTNVGHGLDCLVDVKVQYPPLTGRWLKNPSVEMTITSQRHENDPLHFNAVTLQTDIIPYLKHHDDVAFRKLCDGVLRMLTSCALVGIILSQLSYMNRNVASIPHISLVMVAEQILGYGAELFGDTEILVESSHDLHDNKHMLNPIEIMTRLLVLIALLLTIRLYKKVSQAKKRQNAYGSAKEKRLPQHKNVVLWNLKVHIVVCLVLTGLLAIEPSLRNNLRSLSLIDFLLLSGILIRQAHILCAQDLFLVPQALEKSVWQRKVKPLRKMYYVGLTLLRLILFSYDYIRDPILDPYSDNGEFNRMRSIFYPIYGITGAAVPIIMVLVATVVHIQQRSNIQKSF; this is translated from the coding sequence ATGATGGCCAAATCTTCAATTCTAAGCATTTTTATTACTTTGCTACAACTGCTTATGGTCCTCTGTTTGTCCGCTGCTTACAAGAATTTCATAGAGGAGTCTTCAATAGTTTATACATACGATCGTGTTGCTGAAATTGAGAAACACTGTAATCCATATCTTACTTCATCATCCAAGTCAATTCCTGATGAAAATAGAGGCTACACACTTCAAACAGAACTCTCTTTCACTAATGGAGATTGGAATCAGGAGAATGGCGGTTTCCCTTTGATGCCGTTCGATGAAAGTGACTTGCAAGGGCATAGGATCCATCATGGAACAGATCCATTACAACTTGTTTCATTCCAAGTGCAGGATACCAATGTAGCTCATCAATTTGAAAACGCTTCAGTTAATGTTGGAGGGATATTGTCCTTAGCCATATCTAGAAATACTACATTTTACCCTTCTCTTCGGTCGCCGTCTTTTACCATGATTCCTGGTTTCTCCATCCTCACTGTTGTCTTTGAAGGGGTCTATTTTGAAAGTGGGCAAGATCGTTTATTGTGTCTTTTGGGGAACACAGCTTTACCCATATCAGAACCCCATGTTGAAAATTGGGACATAGCCAATAGCCATTGGCCTGGTTATAGCCACCTGCCACATCTTTTGCAAGATGATCAGATTTTGCTTCTTCTTAGGTACCCTCAGACATTCAATTTGACTAGCAGGGCTATAAAGGGTGAAATTAGAAGCATAAGCAAACATGGAAGCTTGAAGTACTTTGATGATGTTCATATTTCTTCTCAGCTGAGTCGGTATTCCGAATATCAGTTTAGTCCTGAATTGATGCCAAGATCTTGTGAAGATAAACACCTTTGTCAAGAGGATTTGGCACAATATGATGCGCTCACATTCAGTGGCTATGAGTTTTGCAGAACTCTCCAAAGTATATCAGAACCTTTCAATGTTGTCCCGCATAATAAGTTCACTGATAGGTATGCTTACCAAAGCAAAGTAAGACCTCACCAACCAGGAAAGGAATTTGGCTTTGGTAACTGGAGATTGAACCATGAAAATTTCAGGCTTATCTTGCAGCATGTAATATGTGAGGAGGAACCTAGaaatcataatataaaaaatgcaagAATTTCAGCAACACTGAGACTGTTTCCTACGTCCATTCCAGAAGACACTGCAAGAGATAGAACAGGCCTCTCCAACCTTACTTTGTTAGCTGAGGGGACATGGGATTCCTCAAGTGGGAAACTATGCATGATTGGGTGCGCTGGTGAAGTTGATCCTATTTTGGAAGATTGTAACTATCAGATATTCTTGTACTTTCCACGAGTGTACTCCATCAAGCAGAGAAGTCTCATGCTGGGGAGTATATCCAACATTGCAAATGAAACAAACATGTTCTTCCCTCTGATGATTAATTATGCACCGCGTCCGGTGTTTCTTCATTTGAGTCATGGTCCGTGCGGTTCTCACTTATCATATAATTACTCAATGATCCAGCTAGCAACTTCAATTAGAAGGAGAGACCAGTCATCAAAATTCAGACTTCTCAAGCAATCATCATTCTTGAAGTATCCAGCTTTGGATGATGAACAAGATGTACTTGCTTCTCAGCTACGTTTTCTTTCCGCGAATCTCATTTTTGATGCATTTGCAATTTGCAAGCATTGCTCAGACAAACATAACTCAAGGGTCTTCATCCATATGGATGTGTTTTCTTTAGGTCCATATGTACCCTGGCTGCGTAAAGATGATGGATCAAAGAAACAAGTAGAAACTGAAAAACTCACTAGTATCCAAATTCTCAATATCTCATTGCATCTTATATTCAATGAAGGATCTTCAGTGTTTACAATCAAGCAATATAGACATTTGTCACCTTTATTCTTGGAAGGTGTATATGATCAACTAGCTGGTCAAATGTCTCTAATTGGTTGCAGAATGGTTTCAAATGTCAGCACCAATGTTGGACATGGCCTAGATTGTCTCGTGGATGTTAAGGTTCAGTACCCTCCTTTAACTGGAAGatggctgaaaaatccttctgTTGAAATGACTATTACTAGCCAAAGGCATGAAAATGACCCTCTTCATTTTAATGCTGTGACTCTTCAGACAGACATTATTCCATACTTAAAGCATCACGATGATGTGGCCTTCAGAAAACTCTGTGATGGAGTTCTTAGGATGCTGACTTCATGTGCTCTTGTAGGAATCATCTTAAGCCAACTCAGTTACATGAACAGAAACGTGGCTTCCATTCCTCACATATCTCTTGTCATGGTTGCTGAACAAATTCTTGGTTATGGTGCTGAGTTGTTTGGGGATACTGAGATACTTGTTGAATCATCTCATGATCTTCATGATAATAAACACATGTTGAATCCCATAGAAATCATGACAAGGCTTCTTGTGCTGATTGCCTTGCTTCTCACTATAAGGCTGTACAAGAAGGTGTCACAAGCTAAGAAAAGACAAAACGCTTATGGATCTGCTAAGGAAAAGCGCCTGCCCCAACATAAGAATGTTGTTTTATGGAACTTAAAGGTTCACATTGTTGTGTGTCTTGTGCTAACAGGTCTACTTGCAATTGAGCCTTCTCTCAGAAACAATTTAAGGTCTCTAAGCTTGATAGATTTTCTTCTTCTGTCTGGCATCTTGATTCGACAAGCGCATATCCTTTGTGCTCAAGACCTTTTTCTGGTTCCTCAAGCTCTTGAGAAGTCTGTGTGGCAAAGAAAAGTTAAACCTCTGAGGAAAATGTACTATGTTGGACTCACATTGCTAAGGCTAATTCTCTTTTCCTATGACTACATCAGAGACCCTATTCTAGATCCATACTCTGATAATGGTGAGTTCAACAGAATGAGGTCAATTTTCTATCCAATTTATGGTATCACTGGTGCAGCAGTTCCCATCATTATGGTTTTAGTTGCAACTGTTGTCCACATTCAACAAAGAAGCAACATTCAGAAATCATTCTGA
- the LOC114415983 gene encoding uncharacterized protein LOC114415983: MALFEEEVEDKDQDKWIVWFNGTSNALGHGVGAVLVTPDNQCILFTTRLGFDCTNNMAEYEACALKIQVAIEFNVKLLKVYGDSALVIHQLRGEWEIRDKKLIPYQAYIKKLMEFFDDISFHHIPRKKNQMADVLVTLASMFQLTPHGDLPYIEFRCHGKPTHCCLIEEEQDGKSWYFNIKRYIEDKEYLGRLLTTTRGLCED, encoded by the coding sequence atggccttgttcgaggaagaggtggAAGATAAAGATCAGGAtaagtggatcgtgtggttcAATGGCACGTCCAATGCCCTAGGCCATGGAGTTGGGGCAGTTTTGGTCACTCCCGACAATCAATGCATACTCTTCACAACAAGGTTGGGTTTCGATTGTACAAATAACATGGCTGAATACGAGGCATGCGCTCTCAAAATCCAAGTGGCAATTGAATTCAACGTCAAATTGCTCAAAGTATATGGAGACTCAGCCTTGGTGATCCATcaattgagaggagaatgggagatCAGGGATAAAAAATTGATACCCTATCAGGCCTACATCAAGAAACTGATGGAGTTCTTCGATGATATCTCCTTCCACCACATTCCCAGAAAGAAGAATCAAATGGCCGATGTGCTCGTCACTTTAGCATCCATGTTTCAGCTAACCCCGCACGGGGACTTGCCATACATCGAGTTCAGATGTCATGGAAAGCCCACACATTGCTGCTTGATAGAAGAAGAGCAAGATGGCAAATCATGGTACTTCAACATTAAGCGATACATCGAGGATAAGGAGTACCTAGGGAGGCTTCTGACAACGACAAGAGGACTTTGCGAAGATTAG